GTTCCTATATTCATATGCATTTTCATATACTCGTCCGCATGCATATTTGTGTGCGCGTTTGTATACTCCTATTCTTACTGTATAGCGGAGTCCATGTTTGGTTAATGACATCCAGACAAACAGACCCAGACGCTTCATCAACATTCGGGTgtaataatttgttaataaatCCTATAGAGGGAGAAGCAAAAGGATAATCATCCGGCAAGGTTACATGAACTTTCCATATTCCTCCTTCATATGCGGCTAATTTGAAAAGAAATCAAAAAtacacacaaatatatactaataagGTATGGATACCACTATAAACACAAATtcatatgtaattatatatgctATAACGAGGATTAATACGAATACACGCTTACACACATGCATACAAAGAGGttcacatacatacacatgtgtatatataaacacgCATGCGACACTAATGTGTAGATATTTCTAAAACTATAAAGTCTTCCTACTTCCATTTGGCCCATGAAACATCACGTCAAAATCTTGTGTGCTTCCATTGTTTAATTCTAAATCATACCCAGCCATAATACTACGAGAAATGCACACAGttgtatatgtttacatatattatatataccgaaatacatttatacatgtacatatgaatatatgcatattaaaGTCATACACTTACATATAAATGgtgttacatatatattttaaagttaTTTGTTAggattcatttttttctttctttctttctctctttctttttctttttcttttcttttttttttttttttttgtactaaCAGCTTGGTAAAGTCGCACTGCTTTCTCGTTAATGATGTTTGATGATTCATTGTTATatatctaaatattttttttcttcttttttctttttttctgtattttttcCCCTCCTTCTGATGCTCTTCTTATGCTATTGTACTAGTAGAATTTGTGATACTCTGaatgttattatattgttaatcCCTTCGTGTGtgatatgtgtatacatatatatatttatata
The window above is part of the Plasmodium malariae genome assembly, chromosome: 10 genome. Proteins encoded here:
- the PmUG01_10045100 gene encoding ubiquitin-conjugating enzyme, putative gives rise to the protein MNHQTSLTRKQCDFTKLIMAGYDLELNNGSTQDFDVMFHGPNGTAYEGGIWKVHVTLPDDYPFASPSIGFINKLLHPNVDEASGSVCLDVINQTWTPLYSLVNVFEVFLPQLLTYPNPSDPLNSDAASLLMKDKNIYEEKVKEYVKLYASKDLWDKQKKEKNTSNMNGNISPVSELSYVDQEVQDIDLDNL